A portion of the Faecalibacterium sp. I3-3-89 genome contains these proteins:
- a CDS encoding acyltransferase: MEILKYIIHPSRIIKIVEWAQMKRKFKSIGENCKIGLNFSIVGPEDITIGNNFVGGDNISLWAWESYNGRKRSQRPNLIIGDKVTVTNNCVITCANKVTIGDGTLLGRGTFITDNSHGKNESVEELRILPSNRELYSKGPVNIGRNVWTGTNVCIMPGVSIGDGAIIGANSVVTHDVPAESVAVGAPARVVRSLGSDKV, encoded by the coding sequence ATGGAAATATTAAAATATATTATTCATCCTAGTAGAATTATAAAAATCGTTGAATGGGCTCAGATGAAGAGAAAATTCAAATCAATAGGAGAAAATTGCAAAATTGGGTTAAATTTTTCAATTGTAGGGCCAGAAGATATCACTATAGGAAATAATTTTGTTGGCGGTGACAATATTTCTTTGTGGGCTTGGGAAAGCTATAATGGGAGAAAAAGAAGTCAGAGGCCGAACCTAATTATTGGAGATAAAGTTACGGTCACAAATAATTGTGTAATCACATGTGCGAATAAAGTGACAATCGGAGATGGGACTTTATTGGGCAGAGGAACGTTTATTACTGATAATAGCCACGGAAAGAATGAAAGTGTTGAAGAGTTAAGGATTCTGCCTAGCAATAGAGAACTGTATAGTAAAGGACCAGTAAACATAGGTAGAAATGTGTGGACAGGTACAAATGTTTGCATTATGCCAGGAGTGTCGATTGGTGATGGTGCGATAATTGGAGCCAATTCAGTAGTAACTCATGATGTGCCAGCCGAAAGTGTTGCGGTTGGTGCGCCAGCAAGAGTAGTTAGGAGTTTGGGAAGTGATAAGGTATAG
- a CDS encoding O-antigen ligase family protein — protein sequence MKIRKDSALFFALTLPLFKPLSMDFFPVTSSFYSILSIVTFVYVLLETIKNKIKIHLVTQCMILLEIIIFISTAINSGSMRNAVDNAILIVYAAIFINYCAEKNRMFLLIKSMMLHLELCTYINLVTVIMKPDGFFTRTISAYGKTQEWFLGSDHYFVVWAIPAFLIAILYCELTGDKKRSYFLICATIVTQFIKGSSTGLVGVVIFLLWLVIPIIRKVMTPFRCLIVAIVLFVSIVYLRNSDFLEPIIVGMLGKDMTFTNRLEIWDNSIKAIGNKPLLGYGILYTDAVIGLLGRTESGFIWRGATHCHNQFLQIGLMSGIIGLVAYIAAIVMAFWGCRSCDNKRMGQVATICLFIFCVISITEVYQYPQMYMLFILPCYLNNVELYTMSDVLER from the coding sequence ATGAAAATAAGAAAAGATAGCGCTCTATTTTTTGCATTAACACTTCCATTATTTAAACCACTATCAATGGATTTCTTTCCGGTTACGAGTTCATTTTATTCGATCCTTTCTATAGTCACTTTTGTATATGTATTGTTGGAAACCATAAAGAATAAAATAAAGATTCATTTGGTAACGCAGTGCATGATTTTATTAGAAATAATTATTTTTATTAGTACTGCTATTAATTCTGGAAGTATGAGAAATGCAGTAGACAATGCAATCTTAATAGTGTATGCAGCGATTTTTATTAATTATTGTGCTGAAAAAAATCGAATGTTTTTGCTGATCAAAAGCATGATGCTACATTTAGAGTTATGTACATATATAAATCTGGTTACAGTGATAATGAAGCCAGATGGATTTTTTACAAGAACTATATCTGCTTATGGGAAAACGCAGGAATGGTTTTTGGGCTCTGATCATTACTTTGTAGTATGGGCGATACCAGCATTTTTAATAGCAATACTCTATTGTGAACTTACAGGAGATAAAAAAAGAAGTTATTTTCTTATTTGTGCAACCATTGTGACCCAGTTTATCAAAGGATCATCAACGGGTTTGGTAGGAGTTGTTATTTTCTTATTGTGGTTGGTAATTCCAATTATTCGTAAGGTTATGACTCCATTTAGATGTTTAATTGTGGCAATAGTATTGTTCGTTTCGATCGTTTATTTGCGAAATTCGGATTTTCTAGAGCCTATTATTGTAGGAATGCTAGGAAAAGATATGACTTTTACAAATCGATTGGAAATATGGGATAATTCTATTAAAGCAATTGGAAATAAACCTTTGTTAGGCTATGGAATTCTCTATACAGATGCTGTGATTGGATTACTTGGTCGAACAGAAAGCGGTTTTATTTGGAGAGGTGCAACGCACTGCCATAACCAATTTCTGCAGATTGGTTTAATGTCTGGAATTATTGGTTTGGTAGCATATATTGCGGCAATTGTTATGGCATTTTGGGGATGTAGAAGTTGTGATAATAAAAGAATGGGACAAGTAGCAACAATATGTTTGTTTATTTTTTGTGTAATTAGCATAACAGAAGTATACCAATATCCGCAAATGTATATGCTGTTCATATTACCGTGCTACTTAAATAATGTAGAGCTGTATACTATGAGCGATGTGCTAGAGAGATGA
- the rfbC gene encoding dTDP-4-dehydrorhamnose 3,5-epimerase yields the protein MKVEKNVGDIEGLCVIEPAVHGDARGYFMETYNEKDMKEAGIDIHFVQDNQSMSTKGVLRGLHFQKQYPQCKLVRAVRGTVFDVAVDLRSDSTTYGKWYGVTLSAENKKQFLIPEGFAHGFLVLSNEAEFCYKVNDFWHPNDEGGMAWNDPEIGIEWPQLKGEYKGSASAEGYTLEDGTALNLSDKDQKWLGLKDTFKF from the coding sequence ATTAAAGTTGAGAAAAATGTAGGTGACATTGAGGGGCTTTGCGTGATTGAGCCTGCTGTTCATGGTGATGCACGTGGCTATTTCATGGAAACCTACAACGAAAAAGATATGAAGGAAGCCGGCATCGATATTCACTTCGTACAGGATAATCAGTCTATGTCCACGAAGGGCGTGCTGCGCGGTCTGCATTTCCAAAAGCAGTATCCGCAGTGCAAGTTGGTGCGCGCCGTGCGCGGCACAGTGTTCGATGTTGCTGTTGACCTGAGAAGTGATTCTACGACCTACGGCAAATGGTATGGTGTTACCCTGTCGGCCGAGAACAAGAAGCAGTTTCTCATCCCGGAAGGTTTTGCGCATGGATTCCTGGTTCTGAGTAATGAAGCAGAGTTTTGCTACAAAGTCAACGACTTCTGGCATCCGAACGATGAGGGCGGCATGGCTTGGAACGATCCTGAAATCGGCATCGAGTGGCCGCAGCTGAAGGGCGAATACAAGGGAAGTGCAAGTGCAGAGGGCTACACTCTGGAAGATGGAACTGCGCTGAACTTGAGTGATAAAGACCAGAAGTGGCTGGGACTGAAGGATACCTTTAAGTTTTGA
- a CDS encoding glycosyltransferase WbsX family protein — translation MESTKKARVIALYLPQYHPVAENDKYWGKGFTEWTNVAKAKPLFKGHYQPRIPADLGFYDLRLPQVRKEQAELAKEAGIEGFCYWHYWFGNGKEVLQMPFDEVVKSGEPDFPFCLGWALHDWTTKTWEKGSSIAKDTMIFKQEFPGEEDDIKHFYRLLDAFKDKRYIKVDGKLLFSILVPRAMPEPKRFMDLWNRLAKENGLPGFHFVGIIDSMPTITKDNIKNIDKAVDKNISEVKALGFDAVGTTDQKYAELKTGGKLRKVCFAAIRKVFPGALLDKFDYSKIIDNFYSPSDRRDDVYPQLLAGWDRSPRSGRKAIIYYNNTPETFEKAARKAVECVEDKAPEHRIVFLNSWNEWGEGAYMEPDLKYGKGKIRALNKTLK, via the coding sequence ATGGAAAGCACAAAAAAAGCACGAGTGATTGCATTGTATCTGCCGCAGTATCACCCTGTGGCAGAAAATGATAAATACTGGGGAAAGGGATTCACCGAATGGACGAATGTGGCTAAGGCAAAGCCACTATTTAAAGGGCATTATCAGCCCAGAATCCCTGCAGATTTAGGATTTTACGATTTGAGATTACCTCAAGTGAGAAAAGAGCAGGCCGAGCTGGCAAAGGAAGCTGGCATAGAGGGATTTTGCTATTGGCATTATTGGTTTGGCAATGGAAAAGAAGTTCTTCAAATGCCATTTGATGAAGTAGTGAAGAGTGGAGAACCTGATTTCCCGTTCTGCTTGGGTTGGGCACTCCATGACTGGACAACGAAAACATGGGAAAAGGGTTCTTCTATTGCAAAAGACACAATGATTTTCAAACAGGAGTTTCCTGGAGAAGAAGACGATATTAAACATTTTTATCGCTTGTTAGATGCTTTCAAAGATAAACGCTACATTAAGGTTGATGGTAAGTTACTGTTTTCTATCCTTGTACCTAGAGCAATGCCGGAACCGAAAAGATTTATGGATTTGTGGAATCGTCTCGCAAAGGAAAATGGACTGCCAGGATTCCATTTTGTTGGAATAATTGATTCTATGCCGACTATTACAAAAGATAATATCAAAAATATTGATAAAGCAGTCGATAAGAATATTTCGGAGGTTAAGGCATTGGGCTTTGATGCAGTGGGAACTACAGATCAGAAGTATGCAGAGTTGAAGACGGGCGGTAAGTTAAGAAAAGTGTGCTTTGCTGCTATTAGAAAGGTATTTCCGGGAGCATTGCTGGATAAGTTTGATTACAGCAAGATTATAGACAATTTCTATTCTCCGTCTGATAGAAGAGATGATGTTTATCCGCAGCTTCTTGCAGGATGGGACCGTTCTCCAAGATCTGGAAGAAAAGCAATTATTTATTATAATAATACGCCGGAGACCTTTGAAAAGGCGGCAAGAAAAGCAGTTGAGTGTGTTGAAGATAAGGCGCCAGAGCATCGGATTGTATTCTTGAACTCTTGGAATGAATGGGGTGAAGGTGCTTACATGGAACCGGATTTGAAGTATGGAAAAGGGAAAATTAGAGCATTAAATAAAACTTTAAAGTAA
- a CDS encoding acyltransferase, translating into MGLKGKAKEILGLMRAKIFGVTAGQNVYIGKHCSLKGKRHITLEDSVTVRPYTQIWSGGGTVRIGKGSEIGERCRISIANSLDIGEKVLLSPNVYITDCDHEYRDINVPVIDQGIVQRGQKVSIGGGSYIGINAVIVGNVKIGNHCVIGANSVVTKDVPDYCVAVGSPAKILKRYNLETQLWEPIR; encoded by the coding sequence ATGGGACTTAAAGGAAAGGCCAAGGAAATCCTTGGATTGATGAGAGCAAAAATCTTTGGTGTAACTGCTGGACAGAATGTCTATATTGGCAAGCATTGCAGCTTAAAAGGAAAACGTCATATTACCTTGGAAGATTCCGTAACGGTACGTCCCTATACCCAAATCTGGTCGGGGGGGGGTACGGTAAGAATTGGAAAGGGATCCGAAATTGGTGAGCGATGCCGGATATCTATTGCCAATTCTCTGGATATTGGAGAGAAAGTACTCCTCTCGCCAAATGTGTACATAACTGATTGCGACCATGAGTATCGTGATATAAATGTTCCTGTGATAGATCAAGGAATTGTACAAAGAGGTCAGAAAGTATCCATTGGAGGAGGTTCTTACATTGGAATTAATGCGGTGATTGTAGGTAATGTAAAGATCGGTAACCATTGCGTGATTGGAGCCAATTCAGTGGTTACTAAAGATGTGCCGGACTATTGCGTGGCAGTTGGGAGTCCAGCAAAAATACTAAAGAGATATAATCTTGAGACCCAACTGTGGGAGCCGATTAGATAA
- a CDS encoding sugar phosphate nucleotidyltransferase has translation MNTTLLIMAAGIGSRFGTGIKQLEPVDTSNHIIIDYSIHDAIEAGFNHVVFIIRKDIEKEFKEVIGDRIASICSSHNVTVDYAFQDINDIPGTLPEGRTKPWGTGQAVLAAKKVLDTPFIVINADDYYGKEGFKAVHEYLVNGGKSCMAGFVLKNTLSDNGGVTRGVCKMDDQNNLTEVVETKNIVKTATGAEADGVAVNVNSLVSMNMWGLTPEFLDVLEEGFKEFFEKEVPSNPQKAEYLIPIFIGELLEQGKMSVKVLKTNDTWYGMTYHEDVAAVKDSFKKMLENGVYKADLFSDL, from the coding sequence ATGAATACAACATTACTTATCATGGCTGCTGGTATCGGTAGCCGCTTCGGAACAGGAATCAAGCAGTTGGAGCCGGTGGATACTTCTAATCACATCATCATAGATTACTCGATCCATGACGCAATTGAGGCAGGCTTCAATCATGTAGTCTTTATCATCCGTAAGGATATCGAGAAGGAGTTCAAGGAGGTCATCGGTGATCGTATTGCATCCATTTGTTCCTCTCACAATGTAACGGTAGACTATGCTTTCCAGGATATCAACGACATTCCGGGAACTCTGCCGGAAGGCCGTACAAAGCCATGGGGAACCGGTCAGGCTGTGCTTGCTGCAAAGAAAGTTCTTGATACACCGTTTATTGTGATCAATGCAGACGATTACTACGGCAAGGAGGGCTTTAAGGCTGTCCATGAGTATCTGGTGAATGGCGGAAAGTCCTGTATGGCTGGCTTCGTGCTGAAGAATACTCTGTCCGATAATGGTGGTGTAACCCGTGGTGTTTGCAAGATGGACGACCAGAACAATTTGACTGAGGTTGTGGAAACCAAGAATATTGTAAAAACTGCAACTGGGGCAGAAGCAGATGGCGTGGCTGTGAATGTAAATTCTCTGGTTTCCATGAACATGTGGGGATTGACTCCGGAATTTTTAGATGTACTGGAAGAGGGCTTCAAGGAGTTCTTCGAGAAAGAAGTACCGAGCAATCCTCAGAAAGCCGAGTATCTGATCCCAATCTTCATCGGTGAACTGCTGGAGCAGGGCAAGATGTCTGTGAAGGTTCTGAAGACCAACGACACCTGGTACGGCATGACCTACCATGAAGATGTTGCGGCCGTAAAGGATAGCTTTAAAAAGATGCTGGAGAACGGTGTGTACAAGGCTGACCTGTTCAGTGATCTGTAA
- a CDS encoding lipopolysaccharide biosynthesis protein — MKINRTKNAARNMVMGFINKIIVLLLPFLVRTAFIYSLGAEYLGLNSLFSSILSVLSVAELGFSSAVVFSMYEPIAKNQQAKICALLNYYRSIYRVIGTAVLIGGVVLMPFLPRLINGECPDELNIYILFAMYLFNTVSSYWFMAYKKSVLEAFQRNDYISLNDTITTGLTNVIQLILLIVWKSIYVYYFYVATMLILTITNNILNARIVDKKFPQLRCKGKITSEDKKEIKKQVSGLMVSKICFMTRNSFDSIFVSAFISLTMTTVYNNYYYIVNAIVGVMNVITSAMIGGIGNSIAAESKKKNYNDFTVFNFIYMWISSWATVTLFSLYQNFMVLWVGEELMLPLLAPALFSIYFYALKMCDIRTTYTSAAGLWWENRSRAICETVANIILNYLLVQLWGVYGIVLATIIPLVLINFGFGAQVLFKHYFTEEKISRYFIDNLSYAVVTIISAIVTFKVTTFIGEYTVLNLFIRGIICCILPNILLWVAYCKSLKFKMAKEWVLTKIKRD, encoded by the coding sequence GTGAAAATAAATCGAACAAAAAACGCAGCAAGAAATATGGTGATGGGATTTATAAATAAGATTATTGTTCTACTTTTACCTTTTTTAGTTAGAACGGCATTTATATACAGTCTTGGAGCAGAATACTTAGGCTTGAACAGTCTATTTAGTTCAATCTTATCTGTATTAAGTGTGGCGGAGTTAGGGTTTAGTAGCGCTGTTGTTTTTAGCATGTATGAGCCTATCGCCAAAAATCAGCAAGCAAAAATTTGCGCACTTCTAAATTACTATCGGTCAATTTATCGGGTAATTGGAACCGCTGTCTTAATTGGTGGAGTGGTTTTAATGCCATTTCTGCCGAGATTAATTAATGGAGAATGTCCGGATGAACTCAATATTTATATATTGTTTGCCATGTACCTGTTTAATACTGTTTCTAGTTATTGGTTTATGGCGTATAAAAAATCAGTTCTTGAGGCATTTCAAAGAAATGATTACATATCGTTGAATGATACGATAACAACAGGATTGACAAATGTTATTCAGTTAATTCTTTTGATAGTTTGGAAAAGCATTTATGTGTATTATTTTTATGTTGCAACTATGCTGATTTTAACTATTACGAATAACATTCTTAATGCAAGAATTGTGGATAAAAAATTTCCACAGCTTAGATGCAAAGGAAAGATAACATCGGAAGACAAAAAAGAAATCAAAAAACAGGTATCAGGTTTAATGGTTTCAAAAATATGCTTTATGACGCGGAATTCATTTGATAGCATATTTGTTTCAGCGTTTATTAGTTTGACGATGACTACTGTTTATAATAATTACTACTATATTGTGAATGCTATCGTAGGAGTAATGAATGTAATCACAAGTGCCATGATAGGTGGAATAGGAAATAGCATTGCTGCGGAATCAAAAAAGAAGAATTATAACGATTTTACAGTTTTTAATTTTATATATATGTGGATTTCAAGCTGGGCAACTGTTACGCTATTTTCTCTCTATCAAAACTTTATGGTTTTGTGGGTCGGTGAAGAATTGATGCTGCCTCTTTTGGCTCCAGCCCTCTTTTCAATCTATTTTTATGCTTTAAAAATGTGCGATATTAGAACAACGTATACATCCGCGGCAGGATTATGGTGGGAAAATAGATCGCGCGCAATATGTGAGACCGTTGCAAACATTATATTGAATTACCTTTTGGTTCAACTTTGGGGTGTTTATGGCATTGTCCTTGCTACAATTATTCCGCTGGTTTTGATCAATTTCGGATTCGGAGCACAGGTCCTATTTAAACATTATTTTACAGAAGAAAAAATCTCTAGGTATTTTATTGATAATTTGAGTTATGCTGTAGTTACAATAATCTCAGCAATAGTTACGTTTAAAGTTACGACTTTTATTGGCGAATACACGGTGCTGAATTTGTTTATAAGAGGAATCATTTGTTGTATTCTTCCAAACATTTTACTTTGGGTTGCATATTGCAAGAGCTTGAAATTCAAGATGGCAAAGGAGTGGGTGCTTACAAAAATAAAAAGAGATTAA
- a CDS encoding recombinase family protein, translating into MSPTFFSTLIQGSSKRAIALYLNEHGVPSPSAYKVQKGLPVSTRGYDDPMWGVRMIHSILTNPTYTGDLAQGRSRVKSYKVHQIEAVPREEWVEVAGTHEAIIDYETFDKVQALLQRDTRTSPKGREVHLFSGFLKCADCGRAITRCVGKNNNVYYSCSTYKNRSRTACTMHSIKHERLEAAVLFAVQHQVHLAVSYSEIVTQINSAPIKKSQSYRLDDLIAAKERELTKITRYKQSLYQDWKDGEITQQEYRDMKADYERQTSDISAVLTRLNTERAELANGVDNEHPALVAFMKYQNIEALNREILVELVDYIKVYENGNISVKFKFADELRKIAEYIEINTTEDTAVAG; encoded by the coding sequence ATGTCACCTACATTTTTCTCAACTTTAATTCAAGGGTCATCAAAACGTGCTATCGCGCTGTACCTGAACGAACACGGCGTACCGAGCCCCTCGGCTTACAAGGTACAAAAGGGCTTGCCTGTTTCGACAAGAGGGTATGACGATCCTATGTGGGGAGTCCGCATGATCCACTCCATTCTTACCAATCCGACCTACACCGGGGATTTAGCCCAAGGCCGAAGCCGGGTGAAAAGCTACAAGGTACACCAGATTGAAGCTGTTCCACGCGAGGAATGGGTGGAAGTGGCTGGAACGCATGAGGCCATTATCGACTATGAAACTTTCGACAAGGTACAGGCTCTCTTACAGCGTGATACCCGTACTTCCCCGAAAGGCCGTGAGGTACATTTATTCAGCGGCTTTCTGAAATGTGCCGATTGCGGGCGGGCCATTACCCGATGCGTTGGCAAGAACAACAATGTATATTATTCTTGCTCAACCTACAAGAACCGTTCCCGGACAGCCTGCACCATGCACTCAATCAAGCATGAACGGCTGGAGGCTGCTGTTTTGTTCGCTGTACAGCATCAGGTACATTTGGCTGTTTCCTACTCGGAAATCGTCACGCAGATCAATTCCGCTCCAATCAAAAAAAGCCAGTCTTACCGACTGGACGATCTGATAGCTGCAAAAGAGAGGGAACTGACAAAGATAACACGCTACAAGCAATCTCTTTATCAGGACTGGAAAGACGGTGAAATCACCCAGCAGGAATACCGGGATATGAAGGCTGACTATGAACGGCAGACTTCTGATATTTCCGCGGTGCTTACCCGGCTGAACACTGAACGCGCAGAACTGGCAAACGGTGTGGACAACGAGCATCCTGCACTGGTAGCCTTTATGAAGTATCAGAACATTGAAGCCCTCAACCGTGAAATCTTGGTTGAACTTGTGGACTATATCAAGGTCTATGAAAACGGCAATATCAGCGTGAAATTCAAATTTGCTGACGAGCTCCGCAAGATTGCCGAGTACATTGAAATCAACACTACGGAAGATACCGCAGTAGCGGGCTAA
- a CDS encoding polysaccharide pyruvyl transferase family protein encodes MKYDVGILTFWNVPNYGTFAQAYALQKAIAAIDEQRDVRQIAYLNKKHYNSYYAKLPPVGVFGRSFYRKLPSYLNKNSPYNLRKKNFLDAYKVIPHTENLSSNDLSNTEFNTVILGSDIVWDYSFDLFDHDSYLFGNNIKATNISAYAASFGTIKRNSKYPQYVIDGIKKMKKISVRDENSADIVEEITGERPTIVLDPTWLWNFNEDKAIPEIDYKDYMIVYGQDFSKRAIDQIIEYAQSHDLKLICLDCNNDNYEWCEILLKQYQLSPLEWIALFKNATTIATTTYHGLTFSLIFKKRFAFFKTNFIMDKAGSFLRELGLYDLFNKEGVTIEEMLGYEWNYEKINSVINMKRKESYDFLKQIIE; translated from the coding sequence ATGAAATATGATGTCGGCATATTAACATTTTGGAATGTTCCTAATTATGGAACTTTTGCTCAGGCATATGCGCTGCAAAAAGCAATAGCAGCAATAGATGAACAAAGAGATGTTCGCCAAATAGCTTATTTAAACAAGAAACACTATAATAGCTATTACGCAAAATTACCACCAGTAGGTGTTTTTGGAAGAAGTTTTTATAGAAAATTACCTTCTTATCTTAATAAAAATTCGCCGTATAATCTAAGAAAGAAAAATTTTTTAGATGCATATAAAGTGATTCCGCATACCGAAAATTTGTCGTCGAATGACTTAAGCAATACTGAATTCAATACTGTGATTTTGGGAAGCGATATTGTCTGGGATTATTCATTTGATTTATTTGATCATGATTCTTATTTGTTTGGAAACAATATTAAGGCAACTAATATTAGTGCGTATGCAGCTAGCTTTGGTACAATAAAAAGAAATAGCAAATACCCTCAGTATGTTATCGACGGTATTAAGAAAATGAAAAAGATATCAGTAAGAGATGAAAACTCAGCGGATATTGTCGAGGAAATAACCGGAGAGCGGCCGACAATTGTTTTAGATCCGACATGGCTTTGGAATTTTAATGAAGACAAAGCAATTCCAGAAATTGATTACAAGGATTATATGATTGTATATGGTCAGGATTTCAGTAAAAGAGCAATTGATCAGATAATAGAGTATGCGCAGTCACATGATTTGAAGTTGATTTGCCTCGATTGTAATAATGACAATTATGAATGGTGCGAAATCCTTCTAAAACAATACCAGCTTTCCCCGCTTGAGTGGATTGCTTTATTTAAAAATGCGACTACTATTGCTACAACGACATATCATGGATTAACGTTTTCGTTGATTTTTAAGAAAAGATTTGCTTTCTTTAAGACAAATTTTATTATGGACAAGGCAGGAAGCTTTCTAAGAGAACTTGGTTTGTATGATTTGTTTAACAAGGAAGGTGTAACAATAGAAGAAATGCTAGGATATGAATGGAATTACGAAAAAATTAATTCTGTTATAAATATGAAACGTAAAGAGTCATATGATTTTTTGAAGCAAATAATTGAATAG
- a CDS encoding capsular polysaccharide synthesis protein: protein MKDVLVSIVVPIYNQERYLHTSIPCLMEQSYKNIEIILVNDGSTDSSKEIIENYSKVDKRICCVDKKNGGLVDATIAGIQASRGRYIAFLDPDDRVGKDFISRFIDELDQDYDFLASGFYYDNCGSLNPYFISNTVVYEGNALRELRDTYLYSEKSGRVSQQVFFARWNKLYKAETVKTAIETFEQCKGITLGEDTIFTFLVLMQSKKGKSIQGVNSYYYNIGNQNSMMKSKDISGYLKKANKAYTTYAEILTDNGGKVNNALVLYFFLIESLYTGLNNNLDKFRELYRTLKNDDVYAAALKYIFHTTSSSRQKVSLAMRLYCPFSSIYLFAMNNCVTGLKNIRNYARESKTFIRDCNRVGLKKGIYLAKFRKQRRTAFTDINALMPEMDSRISSIISDLKLKPEQETVEKNIFVFWWDGFEKAPSVVKKCIKSVEDNYSGFNVIRISKDNYKNYTDIDPMVLEGFETGKISVQTFSDILRFNLLKNNGGMWIDATIFFVNNYDLIGRLGENQSFNTLEFASSREFLNYKGFACSWSGFFIASKKNGLFVRTMDAIFREYYKKYGTYTLYFFIDAAFMTCKINGVDDDVLMKSQKCDGDMFLLSRVGNYPYNEACMTEIGKLPQKLAWNIELSKNERTFYTVLLN, encoded by the coding sequence ATGAAGGATGTCTTAGTGTCAATAGTTGTTCCCATATATAATCAGGAAAGGTATTTACACACGAGTATTCCCTGTTTGATGGAGCAGTCATACAAAAATATCGAAATTATACTTGTTAATGATGGATCAACAGATAGCAGCAAGGAGATTATTGAAAACTACAGTAAAGTCGATAAAAGAATATGTTGCGTTGATAAAAAAAATGGAGGTTTGGTTGATGCAACGATTGCAGGAATTCAAGCATCGCGTGGACGCTATATCGCTTTCTTGGATCCAGATGATCGTGTAGGAAAAGATTTTATTTCACGATTTATAGATGAACTAGATCAGGATTATGATTTTCTGGCCAGTGGATTTTATTATGATAACTGCGGTAGCTTAAATCCGTATTTTATTAGCAATACGGTTGTCTATGAAGGTAACGCCCTTAGGGAATTGAGAGATACTTATTTGTACTCTGAGAAGAGCGGAAGAGTTTCACAACAAGTTTTCTTTGCACGGTGGAATAAGTTGTATAAGGCTGAGACGGTAAAAACGGCGATAGAGACATTTGAACAATGTAAGGGGATAACATTAGGAGAGGATACGATTTTTACTTTCTTGGTGTTGATGCAAAGTAAAAAGGGAAAAAGCATTCAAGGCGTTAATTCGTATTACTACAATATTGGAAATCAGAACTCGATGATGAAAAGCAAAGACATCAGTGGGTATTTGAAAAAAGCAAATAAAGCGTATACAACATATGCGGAGATATTAACGGATAACGGAGGAAAAGTTAATAACGCATTGGTATTATATTTCTTCCTGATTGAATCTCTTTATACCGGCTTAAATAATAACCTTGATAAATTTAGGGAACTGTATAGAACTTTGAAAAATGATGACGTATATGCAGCGGCTTTAAAGTATATTTTCCACACGACATCAAGTTCAAGGCAAAAGGTATCGCTTGCAATGAGATTGTACTGCCCGTTTTCATCCATATACCTCTTCGCAATGAATAATTGTGTGACTGGACTGAAAAATATCCGCAATTATGCAAGAGAATCAAAGACGTTTATTCGAGACTGCAACCGTGTTGGATTAAAAAAGGGAATATATTTAGCAAAATTCAGAAAGCAACGTAGAACAGCATTCACAGATATAAATGCACTAATGCCAGAGATGGATTCTAGGATTTCTTCGATTATAAGTGACTTGAAGTTAAAGCCTGAACAGGAAACTGTAGAGAAGAATATTTTTGTGTTCTGGTGGGATGGATTCGAAAAGGCACCAAGTGTTGTGAAAAAATGCATAAAGTCGGTTGAAGACAATTATAGTGGTTTTAATGTAATACGGATTTCAAAAGATAACTATAAAAACTATACAGATATTGATCCGATGGTGTTAGAAGGGTTTGAAACCGGAAAAATATCAGTACAGACTTTTTCAGATATTCTTAGATTTAATCTGTTAAAGAATAACGGTGGCATGTGGATTGATGCAACTATCTTTTTTGTGAATAACTACGATTTGATTGGGAGACTTGGAGAGAATCAGTCATTTAATACACTTGAATTTGCAAGTAGTAGAGAATTTTTAAACTATAAGGGGTTCGCTTGTTCCTGGTCTGGATTTTTTATTGCATCGAAAAAGAATGGTTTGTTTGTAAGAACAATGGATGCGATTTTTAGAGAATACTATAAAAAATATGGTACTTACACATTATATTTCTTCATTGATGCGGCATTTATGACTTGCAAAATTAATGGCGTAGATGATGATGTACTGATGAAGAGTCAAAAGTGTGACGGTGATATGTTTTTGCTTTCTAGAGTGGGAAATTATCCGTATAACGAAGCATGTATGACTGAAATTGGAAAACTTCCACAGAAACTTGCGTGGAATATAGAGTTATCTAAAAACGAGAGAACTTTTTATACAGTGTTGTTGAATTAA